In the Oncorhynchus kisutch isolate 150728-3 unplaced genomic scaffold, Okis_V2 scaffold1998, whole genome shotgun sequence genome, one interval contains:
- the LOC116352683 gene encoding H-2 class II histocompatibility antigen, E-S beta chain-like: MSVLNLSSIHLLLLFSSLSGVDGYFGHFEMRCRFSSEEPRDIEFLLQVYGNKKLLGQYNSTTEKCTVYTQWMKNFTETACKGPAFLAARREEMKKYCSSNVPVVFGYLLDKAVEPYIRLRSVEPFSTRHLAMLVCSAYDFYPKPIRVTWLRDGQEVTSNVTSTEELVNGDWTYQIHSHLEYTPTPGERIACMVEHFSLTEPKLYDWDPSMPGPEKNKMVIGACGLLLGVVFIAAGLIYYRKKSTEGRVLVPTMALPESYGTI, from the exons ATGTCTGTGCTGAATCTCTCGTCCATCCACCTAttgcttctcttctcctctctgtctggagtAG ATGGCTATTTTGGACACTTTGAGATGAGGTGTCGGTTCAGCTCCGAGGAGCCCCGTGATATTGAGTTTCTGCTGCAGGTCTACGGCAACAAGAAGTTACTGGGACAATACAACAGCACAACAGAGAAATGTACGGTCTACACACAATGGATGAAGAACTTCACTGAAACGGCCTGCAAAGGCCCTGCTTTTCTGGCCGCGAGGAGAGAAGAAATGAAGAAATACTGCAGCAGCAACGTTCCTGTGGTGTTTGGGTACTTACTAGATAAGGCAG TTGAGCCCTACATCAGGCTGAGGTCAGTGGAGCCGTTCAGTACCAGACACCTGGCCATGCTCGTGTGCAGCGCCTACGACTTCTACCCCAAACCCATCAGAGTGACGTGGCTGAGGGACGGACAGGAAGTGACCTCAAATGTGACTTCCACAGAGGAGCTGGTCAATGGGGATTGGACCTACCAGATCCACTCGCACCTGGAGTACACACCCACACCTGGAGAGAGAATTGCCTGTATGGTGGAGCACTTCAGCCTCACTGAGCCCAAACTGTATGactggg ACCCCTCCATGCCTGGTCCTGAGAAGAATAAGATGGTGATTGGGGCCTGTGGGCTGCTGCTGGGGGTGGTCTTTATAGCAGCTGGACTGATCTACTACAGGAAGAAATCTACTG AAGGACGAGTGTTGGTGCCGACCATGGCGCTGCCAGAAAGTTATGGCACCATCTAG
- the LOC109877470 gene encoding H-2 class II histocompatibility antigen, A-Q alpha chain: MNLSVAIVVLTAVVCTSAEIPHETVYVQGCLEKTKVEAEAELQVDGEEVVYADFQSGQEVWTLPEFLGPFPSSTVHNFYKNAVKGRRLCQDALALWILEEKFPPEVKDAPESTIYPRAEEVLGLENTLICFANHFYPPPVKVNWTKNGLEVTEGASLSRYYPNKDGTFHQFSSLSFTPQEGDVYACTVEHTALEDPKTRFWEIHEVSGSSAGPAVFCGVGLTLGLLGVATGTFLYVKGQQFN; the protein is encoded by the exons ATGAACCTCTCTGTGGCTATTGTCGTTCTTACTGCGGTCGTCTGCACTTCGGCAGAAA TTCCTCATGAGACCGTCTATGTGCAGGGCTGTCTTGAGAAGACAAAGGTGGAGGCGGAGGCAGAGCTTCAGGTGGATGGGGAGGAAGTGGTATATGCTGACTTCCAGAGTGGACAGGAAGTTTGGACATTGCCTGAGTTCCTGGGGCCATTCCCAAGCTCCACTGTTCATAACTTCTACAAGAATGCCGTTAAAGGCAGACGATTGTGTCAGGATGCCTTGGCTCTTTGGATATTAGAAGAAAAGTTTCCACCTGAGGTAAAAG atgccCCTGAGAGCACCATCTACCCCAGGGCTGAGGAGGTGCTGGGGTTGGAGAACACCCTTATCTGCTTTGCCAATCATTTCTACCCCCCGCCTGTCAAAGTCAACTGGACCAAGAATGGCCTAGAGGTGACTGAGGGAGCGTCTCTCAGTCGGTACTATCCTAATAAAGATGGAACGTTCCACCAGTTTTCCAGCCTGAGTTTCACTCCACAGGAGGGGGATGTCTATGCCTGCACTGTAGAGCACACAGCCTTGGAGGACCCCAAAACCAGGTTCTGGG AGATACATGAGGTGAGTGGGTCCAGTGCTGGTCCTGCTGTATTCTGTGGAGTGGGCCTGACTCTGGGACTGTTGGGAGTGGCTACCGGAACATTCCTGTACGTCAAAGGACAACAGTTTAACTGA
- the LOC109877469 gene encoding INO80 complex subunit C — MASPNHSPGVEGAVRVTASPAGKTQTLVLASSLAGLRGKKRPANTAISPAVLASGNNSKKKKFQPIANPTQAQVTAVEAVSEGKAVGVSDAVGPATTEPAAKPLPFKDPIFVHSGIGGAAAGKKNRTWKNLKQILAVERTLPWKINDPNYYSIDAPPSLKPAKKYSDISGLPANYTDPQTKLRFTSSEEFSFLRLLPTDAVTGYLALRKATCIVP; from the exons ATGGCTTCTCCGAACCATAGCCCGGGTGTAGAAGGGGCGGTCAGGGTAACGGCTTCGCCAGCTGGTAAAACACAGACGTTGGTGTTGGCTTCTAGCCTGGCCGGGCTCCGCGGTAAGAAGAGACCTGCTAACACCGCCATCTCTCCTGCTGTACTGGCCAGTGGGAACAACAGCAAGAAGAAGAAATTTCAGCCCATCGCAAACCCGACACAAGCACAG GTGACTGCAGTGGAGGCGGTGTCTGAGGGGAAGGCAGTGGGCGTGTCTGACGCTGTAGGTCCAGCCACAACGGAACCAGCAGCCAAACCCCTGCCCTTCAAAGACCCAATATTTGTG CATTCAGGGATAGGGGGAGCTGCAGCAGGAAAAAAGAACCGGACCTGGAAAAACCTGAAACAGATTCTGGCAGTGGAACGGACTCTACCCTGGAAGATCAATGACCCCAATT ACTACAGCATCGATGCCCCTCCCTCCCTGAAGCCAGCCAAGAAATACTCAGACATCTCTGGACTCCCC GCGAACTACACTGACCCCCAGACCAAGCTGAGGTTCACGTCATCTGAGGAGTTCTCCTTCCTGCGCCTGCTCCCCACTGACGCTGTCACCGGTTACCTGGCGCTCCGCAAGGCCACCTGCATTGTACCCTGA